Proteins encoded together in one Scheffersomyces stipitis CBS 6054 chromosome 5, complete sequence window:
- the RMD8 gene encoding nuclear division protein (may be required for nuclear division), whose translation MSGSRASSSATPTGQRPTAKRSPSILVTDSRTHTIKGTRAPFAGHNYKKQQQQQQQQNKYTDISVDKLLSNSSDIPSGQSRLPPLISSTNRRASSPLGSQRSPSPPVASLRANGLRRNIRSIPKLSSSLPSRTSKTSQKLVLIPESQRYHTNSPPNLPPNSTSTSSQASAGAVVDVELQAQIERSRAEMMSKDARAQEFSRMTAYFICEQFNLAGVSKFLRENHEVKPRMYDEALYVPYALPLLPGADGFRVKSNNSAKLLPNKRYMEKMINKSEQTDHLYEYYSGVETPEDANNYSMDPELENFDSSSPFDPSEPQFFAPPLETSGISEDGVNSISSNGETTNTVDTSESKETSPSSDSKRSHSIHSSLHSQAEVSKHHAEMFVFAYGIVVFWNFSEIHEKNILADLAFADEPQPLLIHPIDEQDIETEEFHFEYDSQIHRPRIYNDMITLRSGDHLIKLTMSHAIAQSTKLCLFESRMVNILQSISKMPKKLALTGTLGLKRTQLLKKSGKLFKLRVDVNLSSSILDTPDFFWSIEPALHPLYNAVREYLEIDQRVQVLNDRCKVFLEFVDIVSDSMNEKNTNRITWMIIVIIFLSLTVSVFEFFLEVI comes from the exons ATGAGTGGCTCACGAGCGTCGAGTTCGGCGACTCCAACCGGACAGCGGCCAACAGCCAAAAGATCTCCGTCCATTTTGGTAACAGATTCCAGAACCCATACCATCAAAGGTACACGAGCTCCGTTTGCTGGGCACAACTATAagaaacaacagcagcaacagcagcaaca AAACAAGTACACTGATATCTCCGTCGATAAACTACTCAGCAATAGTAGTGACATTCCCTCCGGCCAACTGAGACTACCTCCACTTATCTCTAGCACCAACCGTAGAGCATCTTCTCCGCTTGGCTCACAACGTTCGCCGTCTCCTCCCGTAGCTAGTCTCCGTGCAAATGGGCTTAGACGTAATATCAGATCTATTCCCAAGCTCTCACTGTCATTACCTCTGAGAACATCCAAAACATCCCAGAAATTGGTGTTGATTCCTGAGCTGCAGCGCTACCATACGAACTCTCCACCCAATCTTCCTCCTaattctacatctacaCTGAGTCAAGCTTCAGCTGGAGCTGTTGTAGACGTCGAACTTCAGGCACAGATAGAGCGTTCACGTGCGGAGATGATGTCCAAAGATGCAAGAGCGCAGGAGTTCAGCCGGATGACGGCGTACTTTATATGTGAACAGTTTAATCTTGCAGGAGTTTCCAAGTTTTTGCGAGAAAACCACGAAGTCAAGCCGAGGATGTACGATGAGGCTCTTTATGTTCCTTATGCGTTACCTTTATTACCTGGAGCAGACGGTTTTCGCGTCAAATCAAACAACTCTGCCAAATTACTACCGAACAAGAGGTACATGGAAAAGATGATAAACAAGAGTGAACAGACTGACCACTTGTATGAGTACTATTCGGGTGTGGAGACACCTGAAGATGCCAACAACTATTCAATGGATCCTGAGCTTGAGAATTTTGACAGCAGCTCGCCATTTGATCCCCTGGAGCCGCAATTCTTCGCGCCACCCTTAGAGACTAGCGGGATCAGTGAGGATGGAGTAAATAGCATCTCCAGCAATGGTGAAACAACCAACA CCGTGGACACCAGTGAATCCAAGGAAACGTCACCGTCATCTGATTCCAAACGTTCGCACTCTATACACAGCTCACTCCATAGTCAGGCTGAAGTTTCTAAACACCATGCTGAAATGTTTGTGTTTGCCTATGGCATTGTCGTATTCTGGAACTTTTCCGAGATTCATGAGAAAAACATCTTGGCTGATTTGGCGTTTGCTGATGAACCTCAACCTTTACTTATCCATCCCATAGATGAGCAGGACATAGAGACAGAAGAGTTCCACTTTGAATATGACTCCCAGATCCACCGTCCCCGTATATACAACGACATGATCACCTTGCGTTCGGGGGACCATCTCATTAAACTCACGATGTCGCATGCCATCGCGCAGCTGACAAAGTTGTGTCTTTTCGAAAGTCGGATGGTTAATATCTTACAGCTGATTTCCAAGATGCCTAAGAAATTAGCCTTGACAGGAACTTTAGGATTGAAACGTACGCaactcttgaagaagtcaggtaagctcttcaagttaAGAGTCGACGTCAATCTCTCGAGCTCAATCTTGGACACACCGGACTTCTTCTGGTCCATCGAACCAGCTCTACACCCATTGTACAACGCTGTACGGGAATACTTGGAGATCGATCAACGTGTACAGGTCTTGAACGATCGTTGCAAGGTCTTTTTGGAGTTTGTCGATATCGTCAGCGATAGTATGAACGAGAAAAACACAAACAGAATCACTTGGATGATAATTGTCATCATCTTTTTGAGTTTAACTGTCAGTGTGTTTGAGTTCTTTCTAGAGGTGATATAG